CGTGCCTTTTTGCGTAATCGATTTAAACTGCGGAAACTTCACCATGATCGCTTGGGTACGAAAAAAGGCTTCTTCTGATAGTGAGGTAGTTTTAATGAGCCAGCCAGTTCGCGTATAAAGCTGATCACGCACAAACTCGGCATTATCAGCTTCGGCCCAACTGGTACTTGCAAATACATTAACAGTCGGTACGCCATAGTCTTTAAAAATTTGATTGATGGCATCAAACGCTTGTACGATCGCATCAACAGTATCGGGCAAGATTTCATGTTCTGCATAAAAATCATCCCCAATGGCAACTGGATATCTACCGCGTTCAATTGTTTTCAGCGTCCGCAGATTTGTGATGCTAAAAACGATTGCTTGTGCACCGATCATCACAAACCCTTGTATATTATTTGCCATTCTCGTTCCACCCATTTCTTTTCGTTTGCTACCTGACTGTCATCATGCTCTAATGCCATGATAGCACGGTAAACACCGCCTGCATGGCTTTTTAGACAAGCCTTATTACTGACAATCGGTCTATCTACCTTTAGTTTACCAAAAATCGGCATCAATCTTTACTGAATGTGCTATAAGTAGCGCTTTCTTCAGCATTTGGTCCGACCAATGGCAGACTCGACTGCTGGCTAGTCAGTCATTGGCCAATACCACAGACTTAATAACCATCACAAAAGCATGCGATAGCCTCAAATTAGCTCGTCCTTGAGGGTGCTTTCTCACGCAATCATCACTGCTTTTGTGATAATCTTAAAGCATCATGGAACAATTCTGAAAGGATGCTCATTATGAAAATGATTGATCTAGGCCGTTCTGGTCTGCACGCTTCTGCCATTGCGTTAGGTGTTATGCGTTTGCCGAATCTCGATCGGCCGCGAGCAACCGAACTACTTGATGCTGCTTATGACGTTGGCATTAACTTTTTTGACAATGCTGATGTTTACAGCAATGGTAAAGCTGAACAGCTTTTTGGCGATGCGTTGAAGAAGGCCAGCTTTACACGTGATCAAGTCCTGATTCAGACTAAGGTCGGTATCGTCAATGATCGAAAAGCGACCCATCGCTATGATTTCTCCAAAGAGCATATCGTGGATGTTGTCAATGGCAGTCTTAAACGCCTTGGTACCGATCATGTTGACAGCTTGCTATTGCATCGACCTGACCCGCTCATGGAACCAGAGGACGTTGCTGAAGCCTTTCTGCAATTGCAAAATGAAGGTAAAGTTCGGCAGTTCGGGGTTTCCAACTTCAATCCTGCTCAGATTGAACTGCTCCAACAGGCGGTGCCGCAACGATTGATCATCAATCAATTGCAGTTTTCCCTGATGCACACAGGCATGATTGATGCCGGCATGCATACAAACATGGCAGATGCCCGTTCCATTGATCATGATGGCGGTCTTCTCCCATACAGTCAGCAGCATCATATGGCAATTCAGGCGTGGAGTCCTTTCCAATATGGCTTCTTTGAAGGTGTCTTCATCGACAACGATAAATTTTCTGAATTAAATGCCTTACTTCAAAAGCTGGCCGATCAATATACCACCAATCCCAACGCAATTGCTGCTGCCTGGCTCTTGCGTGTACCAGCTGATGTGCAAGTCATCGCCGGAACCACCAAACCCGCTCGCATTCGCGCCATCGCCGAAGCCGGCGACATTGCTTTGACTCGGCAAGAATGGTATGACCTCTACTTCGCCGCCGGAAACGACCTGCCATAATCAGACAGAGCGTGAACTGGCACGGTTAGAAACCGACGCATAAGCGGCCTCAAGTGCATTGACCGGGCTTTGGTCAGTCTGCTTGAGGTCCTTACACGCAGGTTTCTGCGACTGCGAACGCGTTTAGACAGAGCGTGAGGAGTCGCGCTTAGAAACCGAAGTGTAAGTGGCCTCGGGTGCGATGGTCGGCCTTTGACCATTGTGCCCGAGGTCCTCACACGCAGGTTTCTGCGACTGCAAACGCGTTTAGACAAAGCATGAACCAACACATTTTTAAAAGGAAAATCCTATGGAAAAACGACTCGACTACATTACAGATCTCATGGCACTTGGTCCAACCGCCAATGCAAGGACCATTCAGCGTCGCCAAACTGCCCATCGACTCGCAATTGCTGAGGCATGGCAGGTAAAACCCGGCGAAAAAATTCTGGAAGTCGGCTGTGGGCAAGGCGACCTAAGCGCCGTTTTGGCTGATCAAGTCGGCTCAGCCGGGCATGTGACTGGCATTGACATCGCCTCACCTGACTACGGTGCCCCGCTGACGCTTGGCCAAGCATGGAACCACTTGCTTGCGGGACCGCTTGGTGATCGCTTAACGGTTCATTTCAACACTAATCTTTCGGATGATCTTGGGCCCATCGCCGATCAGCATTTTGACCGGGTTGTCCTGGCACATAGTCTTTGGTACTTTGCTTCCGCCAACGCCCTCGCCTTATTATTCAAAAACATGGCAGCTGTCTGTGATCACGTTGATGTCGCCGAGTGGTCAATGCAGCCAACTGCGCTGGATCAAATTGGGCATCTGCAGGCGGCTATGATTCAAGGCTTGCTGTATGCCATTGCTCCAAGTGATGTCGCCAACATTCGCACGTTGATCACGCCGGACACTTTGGCACAAATCACACATGATAACACATGGACCTACACCGCTGGCACCATCGTCGAAGACCCTACTTTAGATGATGCCCACTGGGAGATTGCAACAACCAATGCGCTTTTGACCGAACTCAAGCTCAGCACCGATTTGCGTGATCGTGTGAAACCATTGCTCGAGGCTATGAGCCATAACGGTACGGCAAGTTTAGCAACTTTTACGGGCCGCATCACATTTTAACCAAAATGGAGGTCATCAGACGTTGATTGAATTTACCCCTGCCACAGCCAGTGATTTACCAAAAATTGTCGCCATTTACAATGAAACTATCCCGACCCATCAAGCAACCGCTGACTTGCAGCCGCAAACAGTCGCTGAGAAACAAACTTGGTTTGCGGCTCACAATAACCACTTTCCCGCTTGGATGATTCAAGTTGACCACAAAATCGTTGGCTGGCTGACACTGTCGGCTTATAGTGACCGCTCAGCTTATGACCAAACTGCCGAAATCAGTTTATACCTTGATGTGGCCGCCCGCGGTCACCACGTTGGCAGCGCGGCATTGGCCTTTGTTGACCGCGAAGCACCCAAGCACGACTTAACCACCGTTCTCGCCCGAATTTTTGGGCATAACCAAGCCAGTCGCAACTTGTTCACCAAATTCGGTTATGACCACTGGGGCCATTTGCCAGCCATCGCTATCCTGCCAGAAGGAGAAGCGGATTTAGAAGTCTATGGCAAACACTTTAAAAGCAGAGCGTGAACTGGCGCGCTTAGAAACCGGAGCATAAGCGACCACAAGTGCATTGGCCGGGTTTTGGCCAGTGTGCTTGTGGTCCTTATGTGTAGGTTTCTGCGCCAGTGAACGCGTTTAAAAGAGCCTGAACTGGCGCGCTTAGAAACCGGAGCATAAGTGGCCGCAAGTGCATTGACCGGGTTTTGCCAGTGTGCTTGTGGTCCTTATGTGCAGGTTTCTGCGCCAGTGAACGCGTTTAAAAGAGCGTGAACGCGTAAAAAGCGTTTGACTGATGCTAACGGGCGGGCCCGTTGGCGATCAATCAAACGCTTTTTTAATCTTGGTGCCCAGCTAATTCATCTTCCTGCTGTCTAATACGCCGCATCGTCCGAACATACGAGCTGACTAGTACCAGCACACTGCCGAACCACGCCAGCGGGTTGGCCGCCGATGCACCAGCAAAGCCGAATGGCACAACGAGGAAAATCGCAGCAAACGCCCGCATCCCCAATTCGAAGAATCCCGCAACCGTTGGCACCAACGTCTGGCCAAGACCTTGCAACAAATTACGAATCGTGAAAAGAATCGCCAACAACCAGTACATGCTGGCATTGAAGTGAAAATAAGTCTGGGCTAAGGCCGTCACAGCTGGTTGATTCGGCCCAAGAAACAAATTCACTAATGGTTTGCTGAAAAGAATAATGACCACACCCAGCACTGCCGATAAGCCGACGTTCACCATCAAGGTTTGATAAACTCCGCGACGGATTCGCCCATATTCCTTCGCACCCAGATTCTGCGCAGCAAACGTCGCCATTGCCACCCCAAAAGAGGCTGACGGCAGGGTCGCTAACTGGTCAATTCGTCCAGCCGCCGTATACGCAGCAACCGCATTGGTGCCTAATGTATTCAACATCACCTGCAAAATGACAGCGCCAATTGCGATAATCGACATCTGAAACCCCATCGGAAGCCCAACTTTTAAATGCTGAACAATATCGTGCCAATCAAAGCGCAAATCACGACGCCGAATCATCAGAAGCGGTATCCGCATGCGAATGTAAATCCAACAGAGCAACGCCGCGATTACTTGCGCGCTAACCGTCGCATAGCCGGCACCAGCCACCCCGGAATGAAACCCGAGAATGAACCAAAAGTCCAGTACGATATTAATAATGGTCGCAATGATCAAGAAGAACAGCGGTGTTCTTGAATCGCCCAGTGCGCGCAGCATATTGCTTAACAAGTTAAAACTCATTGATGCAATAATGCCGAAATAGATAACCCGCACAAAGGCAATCGAACCATCCATGATATCCGGTGGTGTCTGCATCACGGTCAATAATGGTCGTGTCATCGTGACGGCTGCTACGGTGAGAATCAGTGAAATCCCACCCGTGATCCAAATGCTCGTACCGAAACTGCGTCGCACACGGCGATAATCATGAGCACCATAGGCCTGTGCTGTCAAAATAGAAAGTCCAGCCGTGGTCCCTTGCGCAAATCCAATAATCAAAAAAACAATGCTGGATGTTGCCCCAACTGCCGCCAACGCATCCTTACCGATCGTCCGCCCAACAATCAACGCATCCATAAAACTATAAAGCTGTTGAAAAAGATTGCCAATCAGTAATGGAATCGTGAACAGCACGATTAATTTCAATGGCTTACCGATGGTCAAATTCCGCATTAACAAATCCTCCAAAAATGATCGTGTGCTCACCCAATCAGGATCGCACTTTTCAACAACGGGATTGCACACGTAAACTACCTGTCCGTCATCGGATATCACTGATAAGCGATATGACATGCGCTCGTTCCCGTTCACAAAAGACTAATTCAACAACCATAGCACAAAAAACCAGGCAGCGACTCGCTGTCTGGTAATTGAAATATATTTGCAATCAAACATCGGCACCACCGCCGCCGGAACTGCCGCCGCCCCAGCTGGAACCGCCACCGGAGCCGCCTCCGAAACCACCGCCGAAGCCGCCTCCGCCGCCACGGCGGCCAGAAGATAGCAGCGCGTCCAGAATAACCCAGAGCCAAAAGCTGCTGTCACCTCGACCACGGCGACCACCACGGCCACCGCCGCCGCGACTACCAAAGATGATGGCCACAACGACGACAGCGATAAAGATGAAAACAATTTTCGTCAAAAAGTTGCCGCCGCTGTCTTGACTTGAGTTGCGATATTGATTCATCGTCTCATCAGAAACCGTGTTTTGATCTTTAGGGAACTTGTATTTCTTATCGATGACTGTCGCAACCGCATTGAAAACCTTGCGAATGGCCTGATTCAGTTCTTTAGGATCATGTGACTTGATGTCCTTCAGATTGTCATTCAAGATTCGCCCAGCCAGCGCATCAGGCAAATCGCCTTCCAAACCATAACCAACTTCAATGCGCATGTTCTGCTTGCCGCCGTTATTCGCATAAAGCAAAAGCACTCCGTTATCGGTACCTTTCTTGCCAATTCCCCATTTCTGGAAAAGATCCGGTGCATAGTCTGACAAGGGGTCGCCATGGGTCGACTTTAAAGCTGCTACGGCAATTTGCGGCTGTTGTTTGGTGCCTTGGTAATACTGATTCTTACTGTCGATCAGTTGCTTGGTACTTTCATCAAGCACACTGTCTTGATCTAGATAGTAATGCTCGGTGGGCCGTGCCGGCAGATCTTCGGCTGCCGCCACTGGCTGCGCGGCGCCAGTGAACAACAACAAACCCGTCAGCGCGGCAACAAACCACGCTAAATGCCTGCGCATGGTGCCACCTACTTCCCAGAACTAGAGCTGTTCGTTGAAAAATCAACGCTTGGAACCGTTTGGGCAGCCGGTGTTGCTTTGAAGGTGTCCTTCTTCCCTAAGCCCATCATGCTAGCAAAAATATTCTTCGGAAAGGTCACAACACTCTGGTTATAATCACGAACCTGATCAATGTATCGCTTACGTTCAACCGAGATTCGATTTTCACTACCTTCAAGCTGTGTCATCAAGGTGTTCACCTGATTGCTGCTTTGCAGTGTCGGGTAATTCTCTTTAATCACGTTGATCAAAGTACCCACACTCTTGTTCAACTGATCATCGGCCTTAGCTTTGTCAGTTGTCGAACTTGCATTAGCATACGACTTGCGGGCTTCAGCAATGTCACCAAAAACCTTCTGCTCTTGGCCCATGTTGCCCTTAACCGCATTAACTAAGTTAGGCACCAAGTCAGCCCGTCGCTGCATGACGTTTTCAACCTGGCCCCATTGCGCTTCAACGGCTTGATTCTGCTTAGCTAATGAGTTGTAGGTGCCGATTCCGAAGATCAGGCAGATAGCAACAATCACACCAAGGACAATACTTGTGACCGCAACTGGACTTAATCGTTTCGTTTTCATTGATATGAATTCCCCTCTAATGCGTTCACAATTACCTACCTTTTCACGGAAAAAGCCGTCAGAAAACAACGGTACTTCCGTGAAAAGGCAGGCTACAACTGCTCACGCTTATCATCAATTTCCTGCTTATACCATCATTCTACCATGACGACGGTTTTCGACATCCGGCTTAAGACGGAACTTGACTATTTAAAGTAGTTGAATCCGATCGCATCCCGAACTTCCTGAAGCGTTTGATTAGCCACCACATTGGCTTTAGCCGAACCTTGCTTGAGCATATCAGCAACCGCCCCCATATCCTTGGCATAGTGCTCCCGCCGAGTGCGGATAGGTTCAAGCACTGCCTCCATGACATCAATCAGGTAGCGCTTGATCTTCACGTCCCCTAAGCCGCCATGTTGGTACTGGGCTTTCAACTCAGCAACTTGCTGCTTATCAGGATCGAAAATATCAAGATAGGTAAAGACAACATTACCTTCCACCTTACCGGGGTCTTCAACGTGAATATGGCCCGGATCGGTATACATTGACATAATCTTCTGCTTAACGGTATCAGCGTCGTCCGCCAAATAGATCCCGTTATTTAAGCTCTTGCTCATTTTGGCATTGCCATCAATCCCTGGCAGCCGGCCAAGACCCTTTGGTGGAAAATAGCCTTCGGGTTCAACCAACACATCTTTGTGATAAGTCCGATTGAACGTACGCACAATCTCACGAGTCTGCTCCAGCATTGGCTCCTGATCGTCACCCACGGGCACCGTTGTCGCCTTAAACGCCGTAATGTCAGCCGCCTGACTAACGGGATAAATGAAGAAACCTGCTGGAACGCTATCACCAAAGGCTTTTTGTTTAATTTCAGCTTTCACGGTTGGATTACGTTCCAGCCGGTTCACCGTCACCAGATCCAAGTAGTAAGCCGTTAATTCAAACAAAGCCGGAATCTGGCTTTGTACCAGAATCGTCGTCTTGTCTGGGTCAATCCCAACCGCCAGATAATCCAAGGCCACTTCCAGCAAAGAGTGGCGAATTTTTTCTGGATCGTTGGCGTTGTCCGTCAATGCCTGCGTATCGGCAATCATAACAAACGGTTCGTATTCTCCAGAGTTCTGCAGTTCCACACGATTTTTCAGTGAACCAATATAGTGACCAATATGTAACCGTCCTGTTGGTCGATCACCTGTTAAAATGATTTTCTTTGCCATACTTGTTTCCTCCTTATATTGTGAGCGCGAGCCAGCGTGGGTGAAACCGGAGTGTAAGCGGCCTTGGGCGTGATGGTCGCACTTTGACCATTGCGACCAAGGTCCTTATGCGCAGGTTGCAGCGCTGGCGAGCGCGTTATAGTGAGCGCGAACAGGAGCGCTTAGAAACCGGAACATAAGCGGCTTTGGGCGTGATGCCCGATTTTTGGTCATTGCGATCAAGGTCCTTATGCGCAGGTTTCTGCGACTGTGAGCGCGTTATCGTAAAAAAAGCGCCCTATGTCATAACAACATAGGACGCAAGCGCGCGGTACCACCTAACTTGTCCGTCTTGCGGACCTCTCTTGGCTTAAGGCGCACCCACCGAACATAACGCAAACGACCCAACTTTGCCTACCATGGTCATCGACGTCACAGCATTGCCGACTCTCTGGAGACCACTTAGATAAGCTACTCATCGTTTGTGTGAATATGGGTTTAGGTTAGCTAAATTCGCTAGTGATGTCAATGCAAGGTTACATCTGTGACTTATCATTGGTTTTACAGCAGATACTGCAAATCACTCTGCGCACTTGGATAAGCATAGATCTTGTTTAAATCACTCGGCTTTTCACCAGCATCAATGGCCGATGCGAAGGTATTGATCAAGTCCTCAGCCAAGCTGGCTAAGACGACAGCACCGGCAAGTCGGCCGGTCTTTTTGTCGACAATGGTCCAAACTTGCGCGTCAGGATCCTGGACCCGATTGTAAGTGTACCAGTGGGTCATCTCGTTGTGTTTGACGGTGTACTGATCAGGCGCTGCTTCAGCGGCCTCTAATGAAACCCCGACTTTGGCTAACTCCGTTGGGCCAAAGACGATAGTCGGAATGGCCGAATAGCTAATGGGTGCTTGGTCGCCTAAAATTTGGTTGGCAACATAACGGCCTTCGAAGCCGGCTACCGGTGTTAATTTAGGCTGTGGCTTCAAATTGACATCGCCGATTGCATAAATCGTCTCAACTGCGGTGCGAAGATGGTCGTCAACCGGAATACCACGCGTATCAGCCTTAATACCAGCATTGGCTAGCCCGAGGTCGGCAACATTGGCGATACGACCCATGGCAGTGATTGCCATGTCAACATTCAAATCGAAGTTATCAGCATGTAGATGGGTCATGGTACCTAAGGGCGTGATTTTAGTCAGTTCGACGTTAGGATGAAAATGAATCCCGGTCTTGGCAAGCAATGGTTTTAAAGCTTCGGTAGCGACTTTGGGGAATGCCCGTAACAACCGATCAGAATGACCGATGATATGCACATCTGCGCCAGCCGCTGCAGCAATGTTGGCCAGTTCGACACTGACATAACCGGCTCCGATGAAGGCAATGCTGGTTGGTAACTGATCAAGGTCCAGAAAATCCCGACTCGTTTTAAGCAGATTGGCCCCTGGAATGTCCGGATAACGAGGCGTGTGCCCAGTCGCGATCACAATATGTTCACCGGTCACGTTTTGGGAGCCAACTTTGACAGCATGTTCACCTAAAAGCTGAGCATGACCATACAACGTCGTGATTCCAGCATGAGTCAGGCCATTCAATGTGCCAGCAGGTACGCCGGTTGTGTAACTGCGCTTGAAGGCCATTAAGGATGGCCAGTCAATCTTCGCCGCCCCGCTGATCCCAAAACCATTCATCCGCAAGGCAGCATTTTTAACTTCGACACCGCGATACAGCATTTTTTTCGGATCGCAGCCATAGTTGGGACAGGTGCCGCCCCACAAATCGTTTTCAACGACTAATACTTTTTGCTTTGCTGCTAAACCGTAAGCTGCTGCTAAGCCGCCTGGGCCGCCACCAATCACAATCGTTCCATAATCATAAGCCATCACGATCACTCCTTCGTCTCTGTGTTCTGATCGACAAATGCACTTGCGAGATAAGCGACAACACTATGGGTATTGACCACAAACGCACCATGTTCACTATTCACGCGCAACGCCTCATGCGCATCTAAAAGCGGCAACGCCTCGGCCAGCGTCAAGTTGCCGCCAACCGCATGCCGGGCCGACACATCCGCTGCAAATGGTGCTAACTGACTGAGCGTGACCTGCAGGCCCTGATTGGCTTGCGCTCCCTTGAACAAATCCGCCACGAAATCGTTAGCCGGATTGGTCGCAATTTCTTCCGGCGTATCAACCTGCAAGAGTTTGCCACCGCGCATCACGCCGATCCGATCACCAAGTTTCATCGCTTCAGCCATATCGTGGGTCACAAAAATGACAGTGGTCTTCAAGGCACGATGCAAATGCAGCAGCATATCCTGAAGCTGAGTGCGGGAAATCGGATCTAATGCTGAGAACGGTTCGTCCATCAAGACCACCTTAGGCCGTGATGCTAAGGCCCGCAAAATACCGATGCGTTGCTGCTGCCCGCCGGATAATTCGCTTGGCATGCGATTGCGATACTCGGCTGGCGGCAAATCAACTGTTGTGAGTAACTCGTCTGTTGCCGTCCTAATTTTTTGGCGCGACCAGCCCTTCATTTCGGGGATCACGGCAATGTTTTGCGCCACTGTCATGGTTGGAAACAAGGCGATCTGCTGCAGGACATACCCCAGATCCCACCGCAAGTCGCGCATTTTGTAACTGGTGAGCGGTTTGTCGGCAAATTCGATGACGCCGCTCGTTGGATCAACCAAACGATTGATCATTTTCAGCGTCGTGGTTTTACCGCTGCCGGAGGTGCCGACTAGCACAAACAACTCCCCTTGATCGACCTTCAGACTAAGATCGTTGACCACGGGCTTGCTGTCATATTCCTTTGTGACGTGTTCAAGACTGATCAATGCCATCAGCGCACCTCCTTCAGCAAGCCATGCTGAACCAAATAGCGGTGAGCCACAGTTGCGGCCTTTTTGTTCTTCACACTCACGGCATAATTCATGGTCTGCATCTGTTTTTCCGTAATTTGACCAGCCAACTTGTTCAATGCAGCTACAAGTTGCGGGTGTTTTTCGGCAAAGGCCGTTCGCATCAATGGTGCACCGCGATAAATCGGAAACAACCCCTTATCATCTTGCAACGCCACCAGATGATATTGCCGCAGTTGCGCATCAGTCGTATACCCATCGGTCAAATTGATCTGCCCGCGGTCTAAAGCTTGGTAACGCAAGGAAGCATCCATTGAATCCACCTTAAACTGCAAGCCGTATTTTGATTGGATGCCCTTATACCCGTCTTGCCGGTCAATGAACTCTAAATCAAATCCGGCGCGAATGGATGGTGCAATTTTGCCAAGATCGCTAATGGTATGCAGATCATAACGCTTGGCAAAACTTTCCTTAACGACTAAAGCATAGGTGTTGTTATACGCCATCGGTTTGAGATAACTCAGGCCTTGTTTAGCAAGCAGTTTCTTTGCAAGTGGATAATTATCTTTACCAGCCGTCACCTGTTGTTGCTGAGCGGCAGATGGTTTCGTCAAACTTGCCAGAACCGTCCCGGAAAACTCAGGGTATATGCCGATCTTATCGGTTCTCAACGCATTGTACAAGAAGCTCGTCTGTCCAAAGTTCGATTTCAACGTGACCCCGACATCAGGATCAGCTTTTTGAATGAGTTCTTTGTACATATTGATCAAAATATCCGGTTCACTGCCTAGTTTTCCCGCAATCGTGATAGTTTCCTTTGGTGCGGTCGCATAAGTGTATACTTGGCTGCCAACCATACCAAGGACGGCAACCGCCACAACCCCGACACTGACCTTCCAACTGACTTTTTGCATGACATTTAAGAGCCACGAAAAGACAATCGCCAATAGCGCTGCTGCCAAAGCACCCATTAAAGTTAACGCCGCATCATTTCGATCAATACCTAGCAAAATGAACGTGCCTAAGCCACCGGCGCCGATCAAAGCTGCCAGCGTCGCGGTACCAATGATCATGACCATTGCAGTCCGGACGCCCGACAAGATAACCGGTAAGGCGATGGGCAATTCAACTTTGAACAACTTCCGCAATCGACTCATGCCAAACGCATCGGCTGCTTCTTCATAGGAAGGATCAATATCGCGTAAACCGATATATGTATTTTGAAAAATCGGCAATAAAGCATACACCACTAAAGCAATAATCGCTGGCAGTGTCCCGATACCCACAAACGGAATCAACAACCCTAACAAGGCCAACGAAGGAATGGTTTGCAAAACACCAGTCACTTGCAGCAGCACTGCCGCGGTTTTGTGATGCGTCTGGACCCAAACGGCCAATGGAATCGCAATCACAACGGCGATCATCAAGGCAATTAAAGATATTTCGATATGTTGCCCCAAGGCACTAAGCAACTCGCCGTGCCGTTCAGAAATTGTCCGCCACAAATCAGCCATGTTATGCCTCCAATTGAATGTGATATGAGTAAGTGTAACACCTAGTTTTCACGTGCAACAAGATAAGGTGTGTTATATTCTGGCAAGTTCATCTTTCTTCTGGGAGCTGGTGAAATAACGGTAGTTCGCGTTAACTTCGCAGGCGCCTGCCACTGTCTTAAACGCTTCAAGAGGCAGTGCCATGGGCAATCAAGCTCGAATACTAGGATAGAAAGCAGAGAGTTGGCGGAGCGGCGATGGGCTCAGTGGTGAGATTGGTCTTAGCAGAGTGGTTTTCTCCGCTTAGACCAAGGCCGAGCTTCGAGACAGCGCGCCGGGCTTGCGCGTTGGCTCGAAGTCGTGCCCACCACTCTAGCTTCGCGGTCGCCACCCCGAATCGCCGCGGAGCCAACTCGGACAATAGGATCAAGCTTAATTAGAGTAGAGCCGAGAAAAGCTTGACACATACGGGCCTGCTCACGCTCTTTACTTTTCCAAGTGCCCAGCGTACAATTATCGACACCATTTTAAACACCGAAAGGAGCGCCGTTTCTATGGAAAATGCAACGAAGGCAGAAGAACAGGCTCGGGTCACGGCGGTCATTGAGAAGCTCAAGGCAAGGCTAGCGGCCATTCATGACCAGATCGAAGCGGCGCACAAAGAAACCAGCCGGATTGAACGATCTTACGGTGAAAATACCAAGGTCAACGTTACCGAAGTCGATGACCAAATGGAAACCAACGCTGCGGTTCAACAGCAGAAAGTCATGGTTGCCCGCGCCGTCGAAAATGAAACCATTCTCAAACACGAAGGTAATCGTCTCACCCTGCTAGCGGACAATCCTTATTTTGGCCGTATCGATATTGACGAAGATGGCGATCCCGACACGCTTTATATCGGCACTGCCACCTTCATTGACCAAGATGGCGAATTCTTGGTTTATGATTGGCGCGCGCCGGTAAGTTCTATTTATTACAACGGTACCCTTGGCGATGTCAGCTACGATACACCAGCAGGCGAACAACACGCCACTTTGAAAAA
This genomic window from Lacticaseibacillus paracasei subsp. paracasei contains:
- a CDS encoding MATE family efflux transporter, with the translated sequence MRNLTIGKPLKLIVLFTIPLLIGNLFQQLYSFMDALIVGRTIGKDALAAVGATSSIVFLIIGFAQGTTAGLSILTAQAYGAHDYRRVRRSFGTSIWITGGISLILTVAAVTMTRPLLTVMQTPPDIMDGSIAFVRVIYFGIIASMSFNLLSNMLRALGDSRTPLFFLIIATIINIVLDFWFILGFHSGVAGAGYATVSAQVIAALLCWIYIRMRIPLLMIRRRDLRFDWHDIVQHLKVGLPMGFQMSIIAIGAVILQVMLNTLGTNAVAAYTAAGRIDQLATLPSASFGVAMATFAAQNLGAKEYGRIRRGVYQTLMVNVGLSAVLGVVIILFSKPLVNLFLGPNQPAVTALAQTYFHFNASMYWLLAILFTIRNLLQGLGQTLVPTVAGFFELGMRAFAAIFLVVPFGFAGASAANPLAWFGSVLVLVSSYVRTMRRIRQQEDELAGHQD
- a CDS encoding GNAT family N-acetyltransferase, which codes for MIEFTPATASDLPKIVAIYNETIPTHQATADLQPQTVAEKQTWFAAHNNHFPAWMIQVDHKIVGWLTLSAYSDRSAYDQTAEISLYLDVAARGHHVGSAALAFVDREAPKHDLTTVLARIFGHNQASRNLFTKFGYDHWGHLPAIAILPEGEADLEVYGKHFKSRA
- the trpS gene encoding tryptophan--tRNA ligase, with amino-acid sequence MAKKIILTGDRPTGRLHIGHYIGSLKNRVELQNSGEYEPFVMIADTQALTDNANDPEKIRHSLLEVALDYLAVGIDPDKTTILVQSQIPALFELTAYYLDLVTVNRLERNPTVKAEIKQKAFGDSVPAGFFIYPVSQAADITAFKATTVPVGDDQEPMLEQTREIVRTFNRTYHKDVLVEPEGYFPPKGLGRLPGIDGNAKMSKSLNNGIYLADDADTVKQKIMSMYTDPGHIHVEDPGKVEGNVVFTYLDIFDPDKQQVAELKAQYQHGGLGDVKIKRYLIDVMEAVLEPIRTRREHYAKDMGAVADMLKQGSAKANVVANQTLQEVRDAIGFNYFK
- a CDS encoding class I SAM-dependent methyltransferase, translated to MEKRLDYITDLMALGPTANARTIQRRQTAHRLAIAEAWQVKPGEKILEVGCGQGDLSAVLADQVGSAGHVTGIDIASPDYGAPLTLGQAWNHLLAGPLGDRLTVHFNTNLSDDLGPIADQHFDRVVLAHSLWYFASANALALLFKNMAAVCDHVDVAEWSMQPTALDQIGHLQAAMIQGLLYAIAPSDVANIRTLITPDTLAQITHDNTWTYTAGTIVEDPTLDDAHWEIATTNALLTELKLSTDLRDRVKPLLEAMSHNGTASLATFTGRITF
- a CDS encoding TPM domain-containing protein, whose translation is MRRHLAWFVAALTGLLLFTGAAQPVAAAEDLPARPTEHYYLDQDSVLDESTKQLIDSKNQYYQGTKQQPQIAVAALKSTHGDPLSDYAPDLFQKWGIGKKGTDNGVLLLYANNGGKQNMRIEVGYGLEGDLPDALAGRILNDNLKDIKSHDPKELNQAIRKVFNAVATVIDKKYKFPKDQNTVSDETMNQYRNSSQDSGGNFLTKIVFIFIAVVVVAIIFGSRGGGGRGGRRGRGDSSFWLWVILDALLSSGRRGGGGGFGGGFGGGSGGGSSWGGGSSGGGGADV
- a CDS encoding LemA family protein, translated to MKTKRLSPVAVTSIVLGVIVAICLIFGIGTYNSLAKQNQAVEAQWGQVENVMQRRADLVPNLVNAVKGNMGQEQKVFGDIAEARKSYANASSTTDKAKADDQLNKSVGTLINVIKENYPTLQSSNQVNTLMTQLEGSENRISVERKRYIDQVRDYNQSVVTFPKNIFASMMGLGKKDTFKATPAAQTVPSVDFSTNSSSSGK
- a CDS encoding aldo/keto reductase: MKMIDLGRSGLHASAIALGVMRLPNLDRPRATELLDAAYDVGINFFDNADVYSNGKAEQLFGDALKKASFTRDQVLIQTKVGIVNDRKATHRYDFSKEHIVDVVNGSLKRLGTDHVDSLLLHRPDPLMEPEDVAEAFLQLQNEGKVRQFGVSNFNPAQIELLQQAVPQRLIINQLQFSLMHTGMIDAGMHTNMADARSIDHDGGLLPYSQQHHMAIQAWSPFQYGFFEGVFIDNDKFSELNALLQKLADQYTTNPNAIAAAWLLRVPADVQVIAGTTKPARIRAIAEAGDIALTRQEWYDLYFAAGNDLP